The genomic window ATTACATTTCTTTTAATTATACTATAAAAGCCTTTCAACAATTGAAAGGCTTTTCTTATTTTTACACAAAGCTTTCGTATGAATTATATACTTTTTGACGGTGAAAATAGAGAGGCCTTATTGCCATTTACCTATACACGTCCTGTAGCCGATATCCGTATTGGGATTTTGACGATTCGTGAAAAATGGGAATTATTTTTAGGAGCCACCACCACCACAGTGACGGAGGATTATCTTTCTGATAAATATCCAATGGTTGAAATGGAGCAGAACATAATGATCAATGCGTCCTACACACCCAACGAAGCTTTAGTCCATCAAATTAAAAATTTAAAAGAAAATCAAGCTGTTTATGATGGCGACACGATGGTCGCTTTTTTCAGTTTGGAAGATCAAGAAATAGATATTGATTCCCTAGAGGTATTTCAATCTAAAGGAGAGCTTTTAAAAATTGAAACGACTTGGGATATTTTCTCCAAAAATGGGGCTGCAATACAAGCGGATTATAAGCTGTTAACAGCCGACAGAACATCCGAACCAATTCCTGAAAAAACGGTGGCTTTTAAACCAGAGGCTATTTTTATTGAAGAAGGAGCCAAGCTACCCCTTTGTGTGCTCAATGCGACAGATGGCCCTATCTATATCGGTAAAAACACCGAAATTATGGAAGGCAGTATGGTAAGAGGGCCTTTTGCACTTTGTGAAGGATCGACTCTTAAAATGGGAACTAAAATTTATGGACCCACCACTGTTGGACCCTATTCTAAAGTAGGCGGTGAGATTAATAATTCGGTGTTCTTTGGTTACTCTAATAAAGGACATGATGGGTTTTTAGGAAATTCTGTTATTGGAGAATGGTGTAATTTAGGAGCGGATACTAATAATTCCAATCTAAAAAACAACTATGCTGAGGTACGCTTGTGGAGTTACGAGACTGAAAATTTCGCCAAAACAGGACTTCAGTTTTGTGGTTTGATGATGGGCGACCATAGTAAATGTGGGATTAATACCATGTTTAATACCGGAACTGTTGTGGGTGTGAGTGCTAATATTTTTGGAAGTGGTTTTCCTCGAAACTTCATTCCAAGTTTCAGTTGGGGCGGGGCTAAAGGTTTTGCAACCTATCTAACGTCCAAAGCTTTTGAAGTCGCTACAGAGGTGATGAAACGCCGTGGATTGGAATTCTCGGCACAAGAATCCGCTATTTTAGAACACGTGTTTGAACTGTCTGCAACCTATAGAACCGATTAGTTTTTCTGAACGTTTTTTAGTTCTAATAAATTGGTGGGATTAATTCCTAGCCCTCTCACATCGATAGATGTAAACCGAATGACTTCATCATAAAACAATACGACTACCGGCGCTTTTTTGATCACTAATGCATCCATTTTTTGATACAGATGGAGGCGCTTCTCCTGATCTATTTCTAGCAGTGCTTCCTCATACCATCTGTCAAACTGTGCATCTTTAAAGTGGGTGTAATTAGGGCCGTTGGGCGCGAAATTACCACTGTAAAATAAAGATAAATAATTCTGAGCATCTGGATAATCGGCGACCCAACTCGCTCTAAATAAATCTATTTTCCCGTTTGATTTAGCAGATTTCAAAGACGATGGCGGCATCACATCAATACGAATGGTTAAACCAATGGATTGTAATTCTCGTTGAATAAATTCACTAAAACTTAAATAATTAGAAATG from Formosa sp. Hel1_33_131 includes these protein-coding regions:
- a CDS encoding GlmU family protein: MNYILFDGENREALLPFTYTRPVADIRIGILTIREKWELFLGATTTTVTEDYLSDKYPMVEMEQNIMINASYTPNEALVHQIKNLKENQAVYDGDTMVAFFSLEDQEIDIDSLEVFQSKGELLKIETTWDIFSKNGAAIQADYKLLTADRTSEPIPEKTVAFKPEAIFIEEGAKLPLCVLNATDGPIYIGKNTEIMEGSMVRGPFALCEGSTLKMGTKIYGPTTVGPYSKVGGEINNSVFFGYSNKGHDGFLGNSVIGEWCNLGADTNNSNLKNNYAEVRLWSYETENFAKTGLQFCGLMMGDHSKCGINTMFNTGTVVGVSANIFGSGFPRNFIPSFSWGGAKGFATYLTSKAFEVATEVMKRRGLEFSAQESAILEHVFELSATYRTD